A genomic region of Anopheles coustani chromosome 3, idAnoCousDA_361_x.2, whole genome shotgun sequence contains the following coding sequences:
- the LOC131259542 gene encoding protein king tubby, which translates to MSAINNGSNGSNTSQITTANNHSNTSSSRHQKLEQQRQLMEAYIRQKRATPGMVQASDLQLVRPMSGVNRSGREVHAYDGPMQFMMSPNNPDQLMPSSPTLTAMPAAGANVTGSSLTTTPTSPYSDSTLEKLTPSSQDSEDEESTPVDVLPLSLSSKSTANGGPGGVLYERPTADQLLSHSVPISPALNNNNHHQQQQHHPNNSSSGNVKSNEGSGTPPSGGGPPDTEGDVIGPIEQWVTQPAAQGVLYKCRITRDRKGMDRGLFPIYYLHLERDYGKRVFCLAGRKRKKSKTSNYIISCDPTDLSRQADGFVGKLRSNVFGTTFFVYDSGVKNDPTAPRLDLAVVIYDTNILGFKGPRNMTVLLPGMTEDDQRVQISSADGQQGLLDCWKSKNMDNVVELHNKTPIWNDETQSYVLNFHGRVTQASVKNFQLVHDSDPEYIVMQFGRTADDIFTMDFRYPLCAFQAFAIALSSFDGKLACE; encoded by the exons CGCCAACTGATGGAAGCCTACATTCGACAGAAGCGAGCAACACCGGGCATGGTGCAGGCCAGCGATCTGCAGCTCGTCCGTCCAATGTCCGGCGTCAATCGGAGCGGACGTGAGGTGCACGCGTACGATGGTCCGATGCAGTTCATGATGTCCCCGAACAACCCGGACCAGCTGATGCCCAGTTCACCCACCCTTACCGCGATGCCAGCTGCCGGTGCGAACGTTACGGGGAGCTCCCTCACGACGACCCCAACCTCACCGTACAGTGATT CGACACTGGAAAAGCTAACCCCTTCGTCGCAGGACAGTGAAGACGAAGAGAGCACGCCAGTCGACGTGCTACCCCTGTCGCTCTCGTCCAAGTCCACAGCGAACGGTGGCCCGGGCGGTGTCCTATACGAACGGCCCACTGCCGACCAGCTGCTCTCCCATTCGGTCCCGATTTCACCCGcgctcaacaacaacaatcaccaccagcagcagcagcaccatccaaacaacagcagcagtggcAACGTGAAAAGCAACGAGGGCTCCGGAACGCCACCGAGCGGCGGCGGACCGCCGGACACCGAGGGCGACGTTATCGGACCGATCGAGCAGTGGGTCACGCAACCGGCCGCCCAGGGCGTCCTCTACAAGTGCCGAATCACACGCGACCGGAAGGGCATGGACCGGGGCCTGTTTCCCATCTACTACCTGCACCTCGAGCGGGACTACGGCAAGCGGGTGTTCTGTCTCGCCG GTCGCAAGCGCAAGAAGAGTAAAACGTCCAACTACATCATCAGCTGCGACCCGACGGATCTTTCCCGGCAGGCGGATGGTTTCGTGGGGAAACTACGCTCGAATGTGTTCGGCACGACGTTCTTCGTGTACGACAGTGGCGTTAAGAATGACCCGACCGCGCCCCGGCTCGACCTGGCCGTTGTAATCTAT GACACCAACATCCTAGGATTTAAAGGACCCCGCAATATGACGGTGCTGCTGCCCGGTATGACCGAGGACGATCAGCGTGTACAAATAAGCTCGGCAGATGGGCAGCAGGGTCTGCTCGATTGCTGGAAATCAAAG AACATGGACAATGTCGTTGAACTGCACAACAAGACGCCCATCTGGAACGACGAAACGCAATCGTACGTGCTCAACTTCCACGGGCGCGTCACGCAAGCATCGGTCAAGAACTTCCAGCTGGTGCACGACTCGGACCCGGAGTACATCGTGATGCAATTCGGGAGAACGGCGGACGACATCTTCACCATGGATTTCCGATATCCGCTGTGCGCTTTCCAGGCGTTTGCGATCGCCCTGTCCAGCTTCGATGGCAAGCTAGCCTGTGAGTAG